The genome window GGTTTGAATCGCTTTCTGCAGCGGATTCGGCTCTGGCATAGGAGTGGTTGGAGTAAAAGGGCCAGCGCTATTCAGCAAAATCACCCCGGCCACATCCTCTGGATGGTTTGCACCGACACAGAGAGACGCATAGCCACCCAGGGAATTGCCAGCAAGCACCGTAGGTTTCCTAATTATGGTGGTGATGAAGTCATGCAGTTGCGATCGCCACACATCACCGCTGTAAACCTGATCCGGCTTGGCCGATCGCCCAAATCCGAGGAGATCAATCGCCCACACGTCAAACTCCCGCTGGAGGACGGCT of Synechococcales cyanobacterium T60_A2020_003 contains these proteins:
- a CDS encoding alpha/beta fold hydrolase, with protein sequence MQPIQGSPTGQYWQWQGYSIYYVVGDSPATLGDRPSGALSDRPALLLVHGFGASTDHWKKNIAVLQREFDVWAIDLLGFGRSAKPDQVYSGDVWRSQLHDFITTIIRKPTVLAGNSLGGYASLCVGANHPEDVAGVILLNSAGPFTPTTPMPEPNPLQKAIQT